Proteins co-encoded in one Hyalangium ruber genomic window:
- a CDS encoding carbohydrate ABC transporter permease: protein MEKPTNNRAWLLVLPVLGVVAFSAVIPLMTVVNYSVQDILGPDQHVFVGTEWFRKVLRDPELHGALRRQLGFSLAVLAIEIPLGIGLALALPMKGRAASVAIVVLALPLLIPWNVVGTIWQIFGRGDIGLLGVAINGLGLSYNYTADALDAWLTVLAMDVWHWTPLVALLCYSGLRAIPEPFYQAARIDGASAWATFRYIQLPRLRGVLTIAVLLRFMDSFMIYTEPFVLTGGGPGNSTTFLSQYLTRLAVGQFDLGPAAAFSLIYFLVVLLFSYVFYTAMTQAGRSEAQ, encoded by the coding sequence TTGGAGAAGCCGACGAACAACCGCGCCTGGCTCCTGGTGCTGCCCGTGTTGGGGGTGGTGGCCTTCAGCGCGGTGATTCCGTTGATGACGGTGGTGAACTACTCGGTGCAGGACATCCTGGGCCCGGACCAGCATGTCTTCGTGGGCACGGAGTGGTTCCGCAAGGTGCTGAGAGATCCGGAGCTGCACGGCGCGCTGCGGCGGCAGCTGGGCTTCTCACTGGCGGTGCTGGCCATCGAGATTCCGCTGGGCATCGGCCTGGCGCTGGCGCTGCCGATGAAGGGCAGGGCGGCCTCGGTGGCGATTGTGGTGCTGGCGCTGCCGCTGCTCATTCCGTGGAACGTGGTGGGCACCATCTGGCAGATCTTCGGCCGCGGTGACATTGGCCTGCTGGGCGTGGCCATCAACGGGCTGGGGCTGAGCTACAACTACACGGCGGACGCGCTGGACGCGTGGCTCACGGTGCTGGCGATGGACGTGTGGCACTGGACGCCGCTGGTGGCGCTCTTGTGCTACTCGGGCCTGCGAGCGATTCCGGAGCCCTTCTACCAGGCGGCGCGCATCGACGGCGCCTCGGCGTGGGCCACCTTCCGCTATATCCAACTGCCGAGGCTTCGCGGAGTGCTGACCATCGCGGTGCTGCTGCGCTTCATGGACAGCTTCATGATCTACACCGAGCCGTTCGTGCTCACGGGCGGAGGGCCGGGCAACTCCACCACGTTCCTGAGCCAGTACCTCACGCGGCTGGCGGTGGGGCAGTTCGATCTGGGGCCGGCGGCGGCCTTCTCGCTCATCTACTTCCTGGTGGTGCTGCTGTTCAGCTACGTCTTCTATACCGCGATGACGCAGGCGGGGCGGAGCGAGGCCCAATGA
- a CDS encoding carbohydrate ABC transporter permease, translating to MRVSRVITPLYLLLSLVPIYWLLGMSLKTNEEILGAFSLIPRAPTLDNYITIFTDPDWNQGYINSLTYVAINTVLSVVLALPAAYAFSRYRFLGDTHLFFWLLSNRMAPPAVFLLPFFQLYSSIGLFDTPWAVALSHMLFTVPLAVWILEGFMSGVPREIDETAYIDGYSFPRFFLRIFLPLVRSGVGVTAFFCFMFSWVELLLARTLTSVDTKPIAATMTRTVSAAGMDWGVLAAAGMLTLVPGAVVIYFVRNYIAKGFALGRV from the coding sequence ATGAGAGTCTCGCGCGTCATTACTCCGCTGTACCTGCTGCTGAGCCTGGTGCCCATCTACTGGCTGCTGGGCATGTCGCTGAAGACGAACGAGGAGATCCTCGGCGCCTTCTCGCTCATCCCGCGCGCGCCCACGCTGGACAACTACATCACCATCTTCACGGATCCGGACTGGAACCAGGGCTACATCAACTCGCTCACCTACGTGGCCATCAACACGGTGTTGTCGGTGGTGCTGGCGCTGCCGGCCGCGTATGCCTTCTCGCGCTACCGCTTCCTGGGCGACACGCACCTGTTCTTCTGGCTCCTGAGCAACCGCATGGCGCCGCCGGCGGTGTTCCTGCTGCCCTTCTTCCAGCTCTACTCGAGCATCGGCCTGTTCGACACGCCGTGGGCGGTGGCGCTCTCGCACATGCTGTTCACCGTGCCGCTGGCGGTGTGGATCCTCGAGGGCTTCATGTCCGGCGTGCCCCGGGAGATCGACGAGACCGCCTATATCGACGGCTACAGCTTCCCGCGCTTCTTCCTGCGCATCTTCCTGCCGCTGGTGCGCTCGGGCGTGGGGGTGACGGCGTTCTTCTGCTTCATGTTCTCGTGGGTGGAGCTGCTGCTGGCGCGCACGCTCACCTCGGTGGACACCAAGCCGATCGCCGCCACCATGACGCGCACGGTGAGCGCGGCGGGCATGGACTGGGGCGTGCTGGCGGCGGCGGGCATGCTCACGCTGGTGCCGGGCGCGGTGGTCATCTACTTCGTGCGCAACTACATCGCCAAGGGCTTCGCCCTGGGGAGGGTCTAG
- a CDS encoding ATP-binding protein has product MASTSFDNTIPAPVLSQGGASRRLHPWALARLNGLLSEDLRRGSPSELVRYQVLAGSNCLLLLLALLGVVAFPSLTLRLVVGALFLSYGSALVMLRRAKSHMLPAIVLCMTSIVGGGTLLFILRDSAPYFGTHAGLMLQPALAVYLLGARRGLFVALAWACVALIFPVYYTQLGAGSRSLPDELLLPLYVCASFSFVISWGLGSLHSSALTEAQCTLDQTMKELRDSEGQLLSVFESTDDLVFAVDTRGGLITANAAAKHAYFVRYGQLPMLGQPYFPESEPGLRETWTPRLARALAGERQRYEEEYELDGARLTFDISVNPVRGTEGRITGVTVFARNITARKQAELRLGEVYRTLVDVSRQAGMAEIATGVLHNVGNTLNSVNVSTTLVIDRLRQSRIAGLAKISSMLRGRSTDLSAFLTQDPQGKLLPEYISTLAEHLHHERDVLLKEMKSLSDSVDHIKSIVSMQQKHARIAGALEEVSVPQLIDEALRLHAVSFERLGIRIERDYATLPPLLVDRHRLLQILVNLLSNARDALISSEAKDKSLRISVRRAPEGNALLLQVADNGIGIAPENVKHMFTQGFTTKKKGHGFGLHTSSLAALEMRGRLSCHSPGPGQGATFTLELPPVGVKAAVQAMES; this is encoded by the coding sequence ATGGCAAGTACGTCCTTCGACAATACCATCCCCGCTCCGGTGCTCTCCCAAGGGGGCGCCTCCCGAAGACTCCACCCGTGGGCCCTCGCGCGGCTGAACGGGCTGCTCTCGGAGGACCTGCGCCGGGGCTCGCCTTCGGAGCTGGTGCGCTACCAGGTCCTGGCGGGCAGCAACTGCCTGCTGCTCCTGCTTGCCCTGTTGGGGGTGGTGGCGTTCCCCTCCCTGACGCTCCGCCTCGTCGTCGGAGCGCTCTTCCTGAGCTATGGGTCCGCGCTGGTGATGCTGCGGCGCGCCAAGTCCCACATGCTCCCCGCGATCGTGCTGTGCATGACGTCCATCGTGGGCGGCGGGACCCTCCTCTTCATCTTGAGGGACAGCGCTCCCTACTTCGGGACCCATGCGGGGCTCATGCTGCAGCCCGCGCTGGCGGTGTACCTGCTCGGCGCGCGCCGGGGGCTCTTCGTCGCCCTGGCCTGGGCCTGCGTGGCGCTGATCTTCCCCGTCTACTACACCCAGCTTGGCGCAGGCTCGCGCTCCCTGCCTGATGAGCTCCTGTTGCCGCTCTACGTCTGTGCCTCCTTCTCCTTCGTGATCTCCTGGGGGCTGGGCTCGTTGCACAGCTCGGCGCTCACCGAGGCCCAATGCACGCTCGATCAGACGATGAAGGAGCTGCGGGACAGCGAAGGCCAGCTGCTCAGCGTCTTCGAGAGCACCGATGACCTGGTGTTCGCGGTGGATACCCGGGGAGGGCTGATCACCGCCAACGCCGCGGCGAAGCACGCGTACTTCGTTCGCTATGGCCAGCTGCCCATGTTGGGGCAGCCCTACTTCCCCGAGTCGGAGCCGGGGCTGCGCGAGACCTGGACGCCACGTCTGGCCCGGGCACTCGCGGGGGAGCGCCAGCGCTACGAGGAGGAGTATGAACTGGACGGCGCCCGCCTGACGTTCGACATCAGCGTCAACCCCGTGCGGGGCACGGAGGGCCGTATCACCGGCGTGACGGTGTTCGCGCGCAACATCACGGCCCGGAAGCAGGCCGAGCTGCGGCTGGGAGAGGTGTACCGCACCCTGGTGGATGTCTCCCGCCAGGCCGGCATGGCGGAGATCGCCACGGGCGTGCTCCACAACGTGGGCAACACCCTCAACTCGGTCAACGTCTCCACCACCCTGGTCATCGATCGGCTGCGTCAGTCCCGTATCGCGGGCCTGGCGAAGATCTCCTCCATGCTCCGGGGGCGCTCCACGGACCTCAGCGCGTTCCTCACGCAGGACCCTCAAGGAAAGCTGCTGCCCGAATACATCTCGACGCTGGCGGAGCACCTCCACCACGAGCGCGACGTCCTGCTCAAGGAGATGAAGTCGCTCAGCGACAGCGTGGACCACATCAAGTCCATCGTCAGCATGCAGCAGAAGCACGCGCGCATCGCCGGGGCCTTGGAGGAGGTGTCGGTGCCCCAGCTCATCGATGAGGCGCTGCGCTTGCACGCCGTCTCCTTCGAGCGCCTGGGCATCCGCATCGAGCGGGACTACGCCACGCTCCCGCCCCTGCTGGTCGACAGGCACCGGCTGCTGCAGATCCTCGTCAACCTGCTGAGCAACGCGCGCGATGCGTTGATCTCCAGCGAGGCCAAGGACAAGAGCCTGCGCATCAGCGTGCGTCGCGCGCCCGAGGGGAACGCCCTGCTGTTGCAGGTGGCGGACAACGGCATCGGCATCGCGCCGGAGAACGTGAAGCACATGTTCACCCAGGGCTTCACCACCAAGAAGAAGGGCCACGGCTTCGGCCTGCACACCAGCTCCCTGGCGGCGCTGGAGATGCGGGGGCGTCTGTCCTGTCACAGCCCGGGGCCGGGCCAGGGCGCCACGTTCACCCTCGAGCTGCCCCCCGTGGGGGTGAAGGCCGCGGTGCAGGCCATGGAGTCATGA
- a CDS encoding imm11 family protein, with translation MAQRFFKLADDVYVPNRWHLDTPVDAQGREVHDWDFKRGTPVHVEGRLKVPIEIAGSPLDFSEAGLSIPVVHVKVASVLSELAPSDVQLIPVDIEGKPDQYLVLVATRLIRCIDEKASKVQFWRPEDGLPEKVGQYWAVDDMRIDKSKVGTAKVFRPEGWEVVLVVSGEIKDALERMGATGTRFEEV, from the coding sequence ATGGCCCAGCGCTTCTTCAAGCTCGCTGACGACGTCTACGTCCCCAACCGCTGGCATCTGGATACTCCCGTCGACGCTCAGGGCCGCGAGGTGCATGATTGGGACTTCAAGAGAGGAACGCCCGTGCATGTGGAGGGGCGGTTGAAAGTCCCCATCGAGATCGCCGGCAGTCCGCTGGACTTCTCCGAGGCGGGATTGAGCATCCCCGTTGTCCACGTCAAGGTAGCGTCTGTGCTGTCGGAGCTGGCCCCCAGCGATGTGCAGCTCATCCCCGTGGACATCGAGGGCAAACCGGATCAGTACCTCGTCCTCGTGGCGACGCGCCTCATTCGCTGTATCGACGAGAAAGCGTCCAAGGTGCAGTTCTGGCGACCCGAGGACGGCCTTCCAGAGAAAGTGGGCCAATACTGGGCCGTCGATGACATGCGCATCGACAAATCGAAGGTGGGGACCGCCAAGGTATTTCGTCCCGAGGGATGGGAGGTCGTCCTTGTCGTCTCCGGGGAGATCAAGGACGCATTGGAGCGCATGGGCGCTACCGGCACGCGATTCGAGGAGGTCTAG
- a CDS encoding serine/threonine protein kinase, translating to MSAPGFGPPVLPPGTRVGPWRVVARIGQGAYGTVYRVERHEPKDPSPFALKLANHPQDPRFEREVELLGRIHHSGVPRVQDAGWWKHPSELLFPYFVMEWVEGVPLYEWGAQRPVTSREVMKVLAQVARALEATHVVGGLHRDIKGDNVLVQAEGTTAVLTDFGAGTFRGARPLTWQALPPGTSEYRSPEANRFYWRWSPHSSAPYEAGQADDLYALGVMAYRLVTGTYPSSHVGGEASEGEDDSGWVPPQDRVTVCPELAALIRQLLSVEPMARGSAREVAETLEHAARKEGRGCDRPILARVPRTSPGRWPVALRIVFGRNSRRMAAAMGIPLVLGMVWVVANRVGEREPGREEAVRSGEDDGGAVGLGDAEELGQVPASKPALARPGIGLEMPKGPFPGQHRAPCKARYEEEIHGGCWVLLGKMKPPCGDDSYEWKGACYLASYPPERQPNSVKP from the coding sequence ATGAGCGCGCCTGGGTTCGGCCCTCCAGTGCTGCCGCCCGGGACCAGGGTAGGTCCGTGGCGCGTGGTGGCGAGGATTGGCCAGGGGGCCTATGGCACGGTGTACCGCGTCGAGAGGCATGAGCCCAAGGATCCCAGTCCCTTCGCGCTGAAGCTGGCCAACCATCCTCAAGATCCACGCTTCGAGCGGGAGGTGGAACTCCTGGGGCGCATCCACCACTCGGGGGTGCCGCGGGTTCAGGACGCGGGCTGGTGGAAGCACCCCAGCGAGCTGCTCTTTCCTTACTTCGTCATGGAATGGGTGGAGGGCGTGCCTCTGTACGAGTGGGGAGCGCAGCGCCCTGTCACCTCTCGCGAAGTGATGAAGGTGCTGGCACAGGTGGCTCGCGCCCTGGAAGCCACGCACGTGGTGGGAGGCCTGCACCGTGACATCAAGGGGGACAACGTTCTGGTGCAAGCGGAGGGCACAACCGCGGTGTTGACCGACTTCGGGGCGGGGACATTTCGCGGAGCGCGCCCGTTGACGTGGCAGGCCTTGCCACCCGGGACATCCGAATACCGCAGTCCGGAGGCCAACCGCTTCTACTGGCGATGGAGTCCCCATTCCAGCGCTCCCTACGAGGCTGGGCAGGCGGATGATCTGTACGCCCTGGGAGTCATGGCCTACCGCCTTGTTACCGGCACCTACCCCTCGTCTCATGTGGGAGGTGAGGCAAGCGAAGGCGAAGATGACTCGGGATGGGTGCCGCCGCAGGACAGGGTGACGGTGTGCCCGGAACTGGCGGCGCTCATCCGCCAGTTGCTCTCGGTCGAGCCCATGGCTCGAGGAAGCGCCAGAGAGGTCGCAGAGACATTGGAGCACGCAGCGAGGAAGGAGGGACGAGGCTGTGATCGACCTATCCTTGCGCGCGTCCCACGCACGTCTCCTGGGCGGTGGCCCGTGGCCTTGCGCATCGTGTTCGGGAGGAACTCCCGAAGAATGGCGGCCGCCATGGGAATTCCCCTGGTGCTTGGCATGGTGTGGGTGGTGGCAAACCGGGTAGGCGAGAGAGAGCCAGGGCGAGAGGAAGCGGTGCGAAGTGGCGAGGACGATGGTGGTGCCGTGGGGCTCGGGGATGCAGAGGAACTGGGGCAGGTACCGGCATCCAAGCCTGCACTGGCGCGGCCGGGAATCGGGCTGGAGATGCCCAAAGGGCCATTTCCCGGCCAACACCGGGCGCCGTGCAAGGCCCGGTACGAAGAGGAGATTCACGGGGGGTGCTGGGTGCTTCTCGGAAAGATGAAGCCCCCCTGTGGGGACGACTCCTATGAGTGGAAGGGCGCTTGCTACCTGGCGAGCTATCCGCCAGAGCGCCAGCCCAACTCGGTGAAGCCGTAA
- a CDS encoding DUF2019 domain-containing protein, whose product MRLEELVEQFAENVAAQTDAIWRGDAKTGNKHARKYGAAFDKLRAQGDAGRDALAVLLLHQRMDVRVMAAAHLLRHRTAEAKAVLEEAAKGEGMIPFGAQQALKRWEEGTWALDPE is encoded by the coding sequence ATGAGGTTGGAGGAACTTGTCGAGCAGTTCGCCGAGAACGTCGCCGCGCAGACCGATGCCATCTGGCGAGGCGATGCCAAGACCGGGAACAAGCACGCCAGGAAGTACGGAGCCGCATTCGACAAGCTCCGGGCTCAGGGTGATGCGGGGCGTGATGCCTTGGCCGTGCTGCTGCTGCACCAACGTATGGATGTGCGCGTCATGGCCGCCGCGCACCTGCTCCGCCATCGAACGGCGGAGGCCAAGGCGGTCTTGGAGGAGGCAGCCAAGGGAGAAGGGATGATCCCCTTCGGGGCGCAGCAGGCATTGAAGCGCTGGGAGGAGGGGACCTGGGCCTTGGATCCAGAGTAA
- a CDS encoding terpene synthase family protein: MRTTQIPELYCPFPSLISPHVEAVQHQVNQWMQARRYFQTKASFERFNAAKFAWLTGRVHPDASFESILIVATYMSWLFMVDDLYDEAALGRDPERLKAQHHELIDRMKHPRPLRGGESPVVVGLADIWERMLLRAAPGWTERFIQTFEGYAYACVWEAENRVNNRVPPLAEYMEFRRHTSALYVFFSLIEFVEHMTLTPELIPHVHELEVRADDGVSWVNDMLSLEKEARAGDVHNLVIVLQHERGLSVQEAMDQAARLFNTRMREYVEIEQRMPSFGVETDVLLQRYLRGLRCWVRGNLDWSYESGRYERALSPPALIRAAS; encoded by the coding sequence TTGAGGACTACCCAGATACCTGAGCTCTATTGCCCGTTTCCCTCGTTGATCAGCCCGCACGTCGAAGCCGTCCAGCACCAGGTCAATCAATGGATGCAGGCTCGGCGCTACTTCCAGACCAAGGCCTCGTTCGAACGCTTCAACGCGGCCAAGTTCGCCTGGTTGACGGGGCGCGTTCATCCGGACGCCAGCTTCGAATCCATCCTCATCGTCGCCACCTACATGAGCTGGCTGTTCATGGTGGATGACCTCTATGACGAAGCCGCGCTCGGCCGAGACCCGGAGCGCCTGAAGGCCCAGCACCACGAGCTGATCGATCGCATGAAGCACCCGCGTCCCCTGCGCGGGGGAGAGAGCCCCGTAGTCGTAGGCCTGGCCGACATCTGGGAGCGGATGCTCCTGCGCGCCGCGCCCGGCTGGACCGAGCGCTTCATCCAGACCTTCGAGGGCTACGCCTACGCCTGCGTGTGGGAGGCGGAGAACCGCGTCAACAACCGGGTCCCCCCCCTGGCGGAGTACATGGAGTTCCGGCGCCACACGTCCGCGCTCTACGTCTTCTTCTCCCTCATCGAGTTCGTCGAACACATGACGCTGACCCCGGAGCTCATCCCCCACGTCCACGAGCTGGAGGTGCGCGCCGACGATGGCGTCTCCTGGGTCAACGACATGCTCTCGCTCGAGAAAGAAGCGCGGGCCGGAGACGTCCACAACCTCGTCATCGTCCTACAGCACGAGCGCGGGCTGAGCGTCCAGGAGGCCATGGACCAGGCCGCGCGCCTCTTCAACACCCGGATGCGGGAATACGTCGAGATCGAGCAGCGCATGCCCTCCTTCGGCGTCGAAACCGATGTGCTGCTCCAGCGCTACCTCAGGGGCCTGCGCTGCTGGGTCCGCGGCAACCTCGACTGGTCCTATGAGTCGGGGCGCTATGAGCGCGCGCTGTCCCCGCCCGCGTTGATCCGGGCCGCTTCATGA
- a CDS encoding ABC transporter substrate-binding protein produces the protein MKNVLRSALAVAVAVSFSGCKKESKEEPPKQQESAQKAPDAPEDTTALEKAAEKWVDQEFQPSTLTREQQLAELKWFRDAAKPYRGQTINVVSETIDTHVYESKTLAKAFEEITGVKVKHDLIQEGDVIEKLQTQTQSGKSIYDMYVNDSDLIGTHMRYGFVVPLSDFMAGEGKDVTLPTLDVDDFMAKSFVTGPDGKMYQLPAQQFANLYWFRQDWFSRPDLKEKFKKKYGYELGVPVNWSAYEDIAEFFTNDVKEIDGVRVYGHMDYGKKDPSLGWRFTDAWLSMAGVGDKGIPNGKPVDEWGIRVEGCNPAGASVSRGGETNGPGAVYALTKYIDWLKKYAPPEASGMTFSEAGPVPGQGNVAQQIFWYTAFVAPLTKPGLAVVNADGTPKWRMAPSPHGPYWEEGMKLGYQDTGSWTMLTSTPLERRKMAWLYAQFTVAKTTSMKKFLVGLTPIRDSDIRSEHVTKVADKLGGLVEFYRSPARVAWTPTGTNVPDYPKLAQLWWQNVSLAVTGEQTPQGAMDKLAKEMDDVLARLERAGMKNCPPKLNPEKDPQEWLKAEGSPKPKLANEKPKGETVPYEQLLQAWKEGRVK, from the coding sequence GTGAAGAACGTATTGAGAAGCGCCCTGGCCGTAGCCGTGGCTGTCTCCTTCAGCGGCTGTAAGAAGGAGTCGAAGGAGGAGCCACCCAAGCAGCAAGAGTCCGCGCAGAAAGCGCCGGACGCTCCGGAGGACACCACGGCGCTGGAGAAGGCCGCCGAGAAGTGGGTGGACCAGGAGTTCCAGCCCTCCACGCTGACGCGGGAGCAGCAGCTGGCGGAGCTCAAGTGGTTCCGTGATGCGGCGAAGCCTTATCGCGGGCAGACGATCAACGTCGTCTCGGAGACCATCGACACGCACGTCTACGAGTCGAAGACGCTGGCGAAGGCCTTCGAGGAAATCACTGGCGTCAAGGTGAAGCACGACCTGATCCAGGAAGGCGACGTCATCGAGAAGCTGCAGACGCAGACGCAGTCGGGCAAGAGCATCTATGACATGTACGTGAACGACAGTGACTTGATCGGCACGCACATGCGCTACGGCTTCGTGGTGCCGCTGTCGGACTTCATGGCGGGCGAGGGCAAGGACGTGACGCTGCCCACGCTGGACGTGGACGACTTCATGGCCAAGAGCTTCGTCACGGGGCCGGACGGGAAGATGTACCAGCTGCCGGCCCAGCAGTTCGCCAACCTGTACTGGTTCCGGCAGGACTGGTTCAGCCGGCCGGACCTGAAGGAGAAGTTCAAGAAGAAGTACGGCTACGAGCTGGGCGTGCCGGTGAACTGGTCCGCGTACGAGGACATCGCCGAGTTCTTCACGAACGACGTGAAGGAGATCGACGGGGTGCGCGTGTACGGGCACATGGACTACGGCAAGAAGGATCCGTCGCTGGGCTGGCGCTTCACGGACGCGTGGCTGTCGATGGCGGGCGTGGGCGACAAGGGCATTCCGAACGGCAAGCCGGTGGACGAGTGGGGCATCCGGGTGGAGGGCTGCAACCCGGCGGGCGCCTCGGTGTCGCGCGGCGGAGAGACGAACGGGCCTGGGGCGGTGTACGCGCTGACGAAGTACATCGACTGGCTGAAGAAGTACGCGCCGCCGGAGGCCTCGGGAATGACGTTCTCGGAGGCGGGACCGGTGCCTGGGCAGGGCAACGTGGCGCAGCAGATCTTCTGGTACACGGCGTTCGTGGCGCCGCTGACGAAGCCGGGGCTGGCGGTGGTGAACGCGGACGGGACGCCGAAGTGGCGCATGGCGCCCTCGCCGCATGGTCCGTACTGGGAAGAGGGGATGAAGCTGGGCTACCAGGACACGGGCTCGTGGACGATGTTGACGAGCACGCCGCTGGAGCGCCGGAAGATGGCGTGGCTGTACGCGCAGTTCACGGTGGCGAAGACGACGTCGATGAAGAAGTTCCTGGTGGGGCTGACGCCGATCCGTGACTCGGACATCCGCAGTGAGCACGTGACGAAGGTGGCGGACAAGCTGGGCGGCCTGGTGGAGTTCTACCGGAGCCCTGCGCGTGTGGCGTGGACGCCGACGGGAACGAACGTGCCGGACTACCCGAAGCTGGCGCAGCTCTGGTGGCAGAACGTGAGCCTGGCGGTGACGGGCGAGCAGACGCCGCAGGGAGCGATGGACAAGCTGGCCAAGGAGATGGACGACGTGCTGGCGCGTCTGGAGCGGGCGGGGATGAAGAACTGCCCGCCGAAGCTCAACCCGGAGAAGGATCCGCAGGAGTGGCTGAAGGCGGAGGGCTCGCCGAAGCCGAAGCTGGCCAACGAGAAGCCGAAGGGCGAGACGGTGCCCTACGAGCAGCTGCTGCAGGCGTGGAAGGAAGGCCGGGTGAAGTAG
- a CDS encoding AHH domain-containing protein has translation METIVHIPRTATVEPVQVTPEEITQAIRRLAREVRLSGSPRETVEKLFQLDALYGDYLYLLRERKLVPLDSGTPLEGALTRAEQQLVSQYRGWCRSAQGFEGDCLGGALVGGKYLDPQGRYMLAMALSRSPVLEEFEKALGEMVSMRAVMQAAMATVVTLLVLLAMPEPVTKFLAAWATVGLILWVGAKTLDNLITGWFQLMEEVKVATTFEEIREAGERFGKVFSREAAQAFAMMAMALLTHTTKGFAEQVGTLPGSAQVSMQAAGREGLLLSEVGAVESVTVTSEGFLVALPPGAVAMAARGGRGDGTENHHIGTIANKKSTLRGGPWTPRFERLFARAGMRLKDRENIVPIQGHKGPHPLRYHELVYERLQRALGDCRSIAECGPKLTRALDRLAEEIATPGTDLNQLVTLGK, from the coding sequence GTGGAAACCATCGTCCACATCCCCCGCACCGCTACGGTGGAGCCGGTGCAGGTGACGCCGGAGGAAATCACCCAAGCCATTCGGCGACTGGCGCGGGAGGTGCGGCTGAGTGGCTCCCCTCGTGAGACGGTGGAGAAGCTGTTTCAGCTCGACGCGCTGTACGGCGACTACCTGTACCTGCTTCGAGAGCGAAAACTCGTTCCGCTGGATTCGGGCACGCCCCTGGAAGGAGCGTTGACGAGGGCGGAGCAGCAACTCGTCAGCCAATACAGGGGCTGGTGTCGGAGCGCCCAAGGCTTCGAGGGCGATTGTCTGGGGGGCGCGCTCGTTGGCGGGAAGTACCTGGACCCGCAAGGCCGCTACATGCTGGCCATGGCCCTGAGCAGGAGTCCCGTGCTGGAGGAGTTCGAGAAGGCACTGGGCGAGATGGTGAGCATGCGAGCCGTCATGCAGGCAGCGATGGCGACTGTCGTGACGCTGCTCGTCCTGCTCGCGATGCCCGAGCCGGTCACGAAGTTCCTCGCCGCATGGGCGACCGTGGGGCTCATTCTCTGGGTGGGTGCCAAGACGCTCGACAACCTCATTACGGGTTGGTTCCAGTTGATGGAGGAGGTGAAGGTTGCCACGACCTTCGAGGAGATCCGCGAGGCGGGCGAGAGGTTCGGCAAGGTGTTCTCGCGTGAGGCGGCGCAAGCGTTTGCCATGATGGCGATGGCGCTGCTGACGCACACGACGAAGGGCTTCGCCGAGCAGGTGGGGACCCTGCCGGGTTCGGCGCAGGTGTCGATGCAGGCCGCGGGCCGCGAAGGCCTCCTGTTGTCGGAGGTAGGCGCGGTGGAGTCCGTGACGGTGACGAGCGAAGGCTTTCTCGTCGCGCTGCCACCGGGAGCGGTGGCGATGGCGGCGCGAGGTGGGCGCGGCGACGGCACGGAGAATCACCACATCGGGACCATCGCCAACAAGAAGTCCACCTTGAGAGGTGGACCGTGGACACCCAGGTTCGAGCGGCTCTTCGCCAGGGCCGGAATGCGGCTGAAGGACCGTGAAAACATCGTGCCCATCCAGGGGCACAAGGGGCCGCACCCACTGCGATACCATGAGCTTGTCTACGAGCGCTTGCAGAGGGCGCTGGGAGACTGTCGCAGCATCGCGGAGTGCGGACCGAAGCTGACGCGGGCGCTCGACAGGCTGGCGGAGGAGATCGCCACACCCGGCACAGACCTGAACCAACTCGTTACCTTGGGGAAATGA
- a CDS encoding DUF2160 domain-containing protein, which translates to MEMDLQWMAWTVETGVFFAVIASLIAAYTVWGLASPSVLRKGLLPMPTTRGDRLFLGLMGSAWINLAWVGLTEATQWVAVGLSLLFMLVIGRWG; encoded by the coding sequence ATGGAAATGGACCTCCAGTGGATGGCGTGGACGGTGGAGACGGGCGTGTTCTTCGCCGTCATCGCGTCGCTGATCGCCGCCTATACCGTGTGGGGCCTCGCCTCGCCGTCGGTGCTCCGAAAGGGGCTCTTGCCCATGCCCACCACCCGAGGGGACCGGCTGTTCCTCGGGCTGATGGGCAGCGCGTGGATCAACCTCGCGTGGGTGGGGCTGACCGAGGCCACCCAGTGGGTCGCCGTGGGACTGTCGTTGTTGTTCATGCTCGTCATCGGAAGATGGGGGTAA